One window of Leptospiraceae bacterium genomic DNA carries:
- a CDS encoding response regulator: MSEKNEISTPAYKKIYKTFVITVIALILSSQAITQFFIYTQKYDANRINIAGRQRMLSQNISKMVLKIHLQKDTPLEEDFQKLESLKKLFISSENAILEGSKELEIPENNSELALSLFTTLKPHTDSIAQIVDTLLRERKIEGATIQSLYLHESEFLKTMDKIVSVYSHESVTRTSRLQLIESALALFAVIVILFEIGFLYRPLIHRLTEDNKELAKQKKILEDYSFLLSHKVRKHVANLLGLMNTINPNNMIEIKEYFHYIRQSVVELDNVSRELEDESVTIDSIVTINSVDSTKKYETFEKLRTVMLIDDDKITNILTKKLLLKHNPEMKVEIFNSPFESIEHLEKLKGNNWEMPIIFLDINMPMMNGWQFLEKIASQNMSPTIYILTSSVDRNDIEKARTYKNVKAFLTKPLTVEKMPTFV, from the coding sequence ATGTCTGAGAAAAACGAAATTTCTACTCCCGCTTATAAAAAAATATACAAAACATTTGTGATAACTGTCATAGCTTTGATTCTTTCCAGTCAAGCCATTACACAATTTTTTATTTATACCCAAAAATACGATGCGAATCGAATCAATATTGCAGGCAGACAGAGAATGCTAAGTCAAAATATTTCTAAGATGGTGTTGAAGATTCATTTGCAGAAAGATACTCCACTAGAAGAAGATTTCCAAAAACTAGAAAGTCTCAAGAAACTCTTTATTTCGTCAGAGAATGCAATTTTAGAAGGCAGTAAAGAATTAGAAATACCAGAGAATAATAGCGAGTTGGCTCTTTCATTGTTTACAACACTTAAGCCTCATACAGATTCCATTGCCCAGATTGTAGATACGCTCCTACGAGAAAGAAAAATTGAAGGAGCAACGATTCAAAGTCTTTATTTGCATGAATCCGAATTCTTAAAGACTATGGACAAGATCGTTTCCGTATACAGCCACGAGAGTGTCACTAGAACTTCTCGTCTACAGTTGATAGAATCTGCTCTTGCTCTATTTGCAGTGATTGTGATTCTTTTTGAAATTGGATTTTTATATCGTCCCTTGATTCACAGACTTACAGAGGATAATAAGGAATTAGCCAAACAGAAAAAAATTCTCGAAGATTATTCTTTTCTTCTATCACATAAAGTTCGTAAGCATGTTGCCAATTTACTAGGTCTGATGAATACGATTAATCCGAACAATATGATCGAGATTAAGGAATACTTTCATTACATAAGACAATCTGTTGTTGAATTAGACAATGTAAGCCGAGAGTTAGAAGATGAATCAGTCACGATAGATTCGATTGTAACAATTAATAGCGTAGATTCTACAAAAAAATATGAGACCTTCGAAAAACTACGCACTGTTATGCTCATTGACGATGATAAAATTACAAATATACTCACAAAGAAACTTTTACTTAAACACAATCCAGAAATGAAAGTGGAAATTTTTAATAGTCCATTTGAATCTATAGAGCACTTAGAAAAATTGAAAGGGAATAATTGGGAGATGCCCATAATATTTTTAGATATCAATATGCCAATGATGAATGGATGGCAATTCTTAGAAAAAATAGCTTCACAGAATATGAGTCCTACAATTTACATTTTAACATCTTCCGTTGATAGGAATGATATAGAAAAGGCAAGAACTTATAAAAACGTAAAAGCATTTCTTACAAAACCACTGACTGTAGAAAAAATGCCTACCTTCGTATGA
- a CDS encoding VanW family protein gives MKILLVLFFIGLQSLSSSEEILLQSFSTSIEKQNTDVKRNLALAVEKLNGVRIEPNVVFSFSDVVGEASVQNGFVAGRVFYWNEAIYEPGGGLCQVSSTLFNLLLLSGFVIKERHKHSQPVSYVPMGLDATIFYGKKNLRMLNPHAQSFRLTAEITETSLTFSLYGNSPLLERFELETEEEEHELPIIKKEKSYRNAFSIYVYRKKYRGENLLETSLLYKDFIPAVYFK, from the coding sequence ATGAAGATTTTACTCGTTCTATTTTTCATTGGTTTACAATCCTTATCCTCCTCTGAAGAAATTTTACTTCAGAGCTTTTCTACTTCCATTGAAAAGCAAAATACTGACGTTAAGCGCAACCTCGCTCTAGCAGTAGAAAAATTAAATGGAGTAAGAATAGAACCAAATGTTGTATTCTCTTTTAGTGATGTAGTAGGAGAAGCTTCTGTTCAAAATGGATTTGTTGCGGGAAGAGTTTTTTACTGGAATGAAGCAATCTATGAACCGGGTGGTGGACTTTGTCAGGTTTCATCTACACTTTTCAATTTGCTTTTACTCAGTGGGTTTGTGATTAAAGAAAGACACAAGCATAGTCAGCCTGTGAGCTATGTTCCAATGGGACTTGATGCAACGATTTTTTATGGAAAGAAAAATTTGCGAATGCTAAATCCCCACGCGCAAAGCTTTAGACTCACTGCTGAAATTACGGAGACCAGTCTGACTTTTTCCCTTTACGGAAACTCTCCCTTGCTAGAAAGATTTGAGCTTGAAACCGAGGAAGAGGAGCACGAACTTCCAATCATCAAAAAAGAAAAGTCCTATCGAAATGCATTTTCCATTTACGTGTATAGAAAAAAATACCGCGGAGAAAATTTGCTTGAAACTTCTTTATTGTATAAGGATTTTATACCAGCAGTGTATTTCAAATGA
- a CDS encoding STAS domain-containing protein, with protein sequence MKDDITDLKLITSVIGSVNLIQIAGNIDLYTTPELKDVFDALNKENSHKILLDLLNVRFIDSSGLGILVTQALYLQKRNHVLKFINVNSTINHVFSLGGFTRSFKKYTSQEMALETTWEFEA encoded by the coding sequence ATGAAAGACGATATTACCGACTTAAAACTTATTACTAGTGTGATTGGAAGTGTAAACCTGATTCAAATAGCGGGTAATATTGATTTATACACAACTCCTGAACTAAAAGATGTCTTTGATGCTTTAAACAAAGAGAATAGTCATAAGATTTTGCTCGATCTATTAAATGTCCGCTTCATTGATTCCTCCGGTCTAGGAATTCTTGTGACGCAGGCGCTCTACTTACAAAAAAGAAATCATGTTCTAAAATTTATTAATGTAAACTCTACCATCAATCATGTTTTTTCACTGGGCGGATTTACTCGCTCCTTTAAAAAGTATACCTCGCAAGAAATGGCATTAGAAACTACATGGGAATTCGAAGCCTAG
- a CDS encoding MBL fold metallo-hydrolase yields the protein MHFIMVIIFSFFTSCTLFYTTLKPNFTPAPQSIEDPSKLEFYWIGHATVLIRFYDKWIITDPNFSTTTGLIMKRFIEPGIDLEKLDKVDTILISHTHFDHLDQNSLRKLKGSKHLFAPVGGTTYIPDELFENVYTANPMKTFELDGLKITPVPVKHFGGRWLVDNFWDGEPYTGYILEYKGVTVFFGGDTGYDESIFKLIGKAYTIDIALIPVGPASWITGGGLGNGVHVNPFGAVQIFKDINAKYMIPIHHSTFYRRGGSEMEMIKQAMEKSGQKEKIRLLRIGEKAEFKKAADKVDLVGN from the coding sequence ATGCATTTTATTATGGTAATCATTTTCAGTTTTTTCACTTCTTGCACTTTGTTTTATACAACCTTAAAGCCCAATTTCACTCCTGCCCCACAATCCATAGAAGACCCGAGCAAATTAGAATTCTATTGGATTGGACACGCTACCGTTCTGATCCGTTTTTATGATAAATGGATTATTACAGATCCAAATTTTAGCACTACGACTGGACTCATCATGAAGAGGTTTATCGAGCCGGGAATTGATTTAGAGAAATTGGACAAAGTAGATACAATTTTAATTTCGCACACTCACTTCGATCACCTAGACCAAAACTCCCTTCGAAAACTAAAAGGCTCTAAACACTTGTTCGCTCCCGTTGGCGGGACGACTTACATTCCGGATGAATTGTTTGAAAACGTCTATACAGCTAATCCGATGAAAACGTTCGAGCTAGATGGATTAAAAATTACACCTGTTCCAGTAAAGCATTTCGGTGGTAGATGGCTTGTTGACAATTTCTGGGACGGTGAGCCTTACACGGGTTATATCCTTGAATACAAAGGAGTCACTGTATTCTTTGGAGGGGACACTGGCTACGATGAATCCATTTTTAAACTAATCGGCAAAGCGTATACTATTGATATTGCGTTAATTCCTGTTGGACCTGCTAGCTGGATTACAGGCGGTGGACTTGGAAATGGAGTGCATGTAAATCCATTTGGTGCAGTGCAAATCTTCAAAGACATTAATGCAAAGTATATGATTCCAATTCACCATAGCACTTTTTATAGAAGAGGCGGAAGCGAAATGGAAATGATTAAACAAGCAATGGAAAAATCAGGACAAAAAGAAAAAATCAGACTCCTACGCATCGGAGAAAAAGCAGAATTTAAAAAAGCAGCGGATAAGGTTGATTTAGTTGGTAATTAG
- a CDS encoding AMMECR1 domain-containing protein, with the protein MGIRSLALLIYIVYFFPLLGEENSLEEWKKFSKTKSSDRVMEFIRCTATAELSLKSCDLSVPETPSFFGELGVFITIVNKGKVRGCFGAFRHKNTQLATVLEEYIRGALRNDPRYPPLEIEELKTAYFILTIADSPVPVADTGAIALGRFGVYLTKENGTGSVYVPGEIKSHSGLKRIIQKEKALDVSVFKAILIR; encoded by the coding sequence ATGGGAATTCGAAGCCTAGCACTTCTTATTTACATAGTTTACTTTTTTCCTCTATTAGGTGAGGAAAATTCTTTAGAGGAATGGAAGAAATTTTCAAAGACAAAATCATCTGATCGGGTAATGGAATTTATCCGCTGCACAGCAACTGCCGAATTGAGTTTAAAATCCTGTGATTTGAGTGTCCCTGAAACTCCTTCTTTTTTTGGAGAGCTTGGAGTTTTTATCACCATTGTAAATAAAGGAAAAGTGCGCGGATGCTTTGGTGCCTTCCGTCATAAGAATACGCAACTAGCTACAGTGCTCGAAGAATATATAAGAGGCGCGCTAAGGAATGATCCCCGTTATCCTCCACTCGAAATCGAAGAGCTTAAGACTGCTTATTTTATTTTAACAATAGCAGACTCACCCGTTCCTGTAGCGGATACGGGTGCGATTGCACTAGGTAGATTCGGCGTTTACCTCACCAAAGAAAATGGAACTGGCAGTGTATATGTTCCCGGAGAAATCAAATCTCATTCCGGTTTAAAAAGAATTATTCAAAAAGAAAAAGCATTAGACGTAAGCGTATTTAAAGCAATATTAATTAGATAA